CTCAACGAGCACCCGGGCCACGTGCCCGCCGACGCCCCCGAACCCGACGCGCCGTCGTCCCCCTTCGACGTCCTCGCCGATCTTGACGTAGAATCGTCCTCCTGACGACACCCCCAGGCGCGGCCGGGCGGTCCCGGCACGGAATTGGAGCATCATGGCGAAGCATCCCGTCCCCAAGAAGAAGACGTCCAAAGCTCGGCGTGACCAGCGGCGCAGCCACCACGCGCTCACGCCGAAGAACCTGACCGAGTGCCCGCAGTGCAAGAGCCTCAAGCCGCAACACCAGGTGTGCCCGGAGTGCGGGAGTTACGCCGGCAAGCAGGTCGTCGAGGTCGACGCCTGAGCGGCTGACCGCCCGCGCCACGCCGAAGCAATCGCCGTTCCGGGGCCGCCCAGCGCGGCCCCGTCGTCCGGACGGGCGACGCGAGGGGAGCCACCATGAAGCGCTCGGCCGGCATCACCGCGATCGGTGCGTACGCGCCGGAAAAGGTCGTGACGAACGACGACCTGTCGCGGTTTCTCGACACGAACGACGAATGGATCCGCTCGCGGACCGGCATTCGTCGTCGGCACCTCGCCGCCGACGACGAGTTCGCGAGCCACATGGCGTTCGCCGCCGTCGACGACCTGGTGCGGCGCTACGGCGAGGCCGCGCTCCAGGACGTCGACCTGGTGATCGTCGCGACGAACACGCCCGACGCGTTGTTCCCCGCGACCGCCAGCCTGGTGCAGGACCGCTTCGGGCTGCGCGCCGGCGCGTTCGACCTGCTGGCGGCCTGCCCCGGGTGGGTGTACGCGCTGAGCGTCGCGCAGGCCTACGTCGAGAGCGGCCTGGCGTCGAAGGTCCTCACGGTCGGGTCCGACGCGCTCAGCAAGGTCCTCGATTGGACCGACCGGCGCACCGCGGTGCTGTTCGGGGACGGG
The nucleotide sequence above comes from Trueperaceae bacterium. Encoded proteins:
- the rpmF gene encoding 50S ribosomal protein L32, which produces MAKHPVPKKKTSKARRDQRRSHHALTPKNLTECPQCKSLKPQHQVCPECGSYAGKQVVEVDA